One region of Vespula vulgaris chromosome 9, iyVesVulg1.1, whole genome shotgun sequence genomic DNA includes:
- the LOC127066286 gene encoding CLIP-associating protein 1 isoform X6 has protein sequence MSGNPRDMDGFMPLLSTTDIKKKLSVGDLVLNYLGDPDKSIECQDIGLFIDNVIPWLTNGNPKVVQNGLEILTYLADRMGHDFKPYISTVIQPMIDRLGDSKDATREKAHLVLLKILEKGCLTPQQLLDRFRPAFTHKNAKLREEALVLLTTTLNEHGADEMALSGVIPSIVKLLSDPSEKVRETALNTLTDMYRHVGERLRVDLQRKHNVPQAKLLLLIKKFDQLKASGDLLPLAMSSDVGKDTDEPDRAIKSAPLKRTNVPLKRGQFGPAKAPSSALATPGNIHATVPRAATVSRSVSLRSTSGQAGAVDEETFLTSFEEVSPVNLFSAKDLEEQMKIIRDTVGDDKKDWKQRTESMKKLRAIVLAGGMNYENFLDCLKSIQRPFEVACTDLRSQVVREACITLAFLSQHLKTKFASFGEAVLLTLMNLIQNSAKVVATAGAVAVRFILQNTHCSRFVPIITSSLNSKSKDIRRASCEYLNSILQTWSTQMLQKHVTVLQDAIKKGIADSDSEARAFARKSYWAFKDHFPEQAEVLLNSLDATYKRSLMSLSNSGSINSLNVVTRSTSVSPRASRPALSATGSTENLHQAPGPPHGPLRRTPSLPRSYRQSGIPILQRPTDNHYRVTPGVRSTSAIDLQAAQRAKARMTYANMSRYKATLPRHSKSPDTAAVASPERTARTRTRVAGVSQSQPSSRSGSPSSRLSYTTYNREGESLIARPRKLSGHGIRSTGNSREPSPQRFGMDRSFGCKMRGRSLHMSPTDRPQSRPVMAQKMLQQSREAESALADALTFDSIDSCYNRATRVKGEHSDDSETSSICSERSMDSFRRPSDSFSWSGSQQRLYRDIWDQSIPKDIKEIIENCAHKHWGDRKEGLVGLQHFLANGNTLTATELRKVTDIFTKMFMDSHTKVFSLFLDTLNELITTHNEDLSDWLYVLCARLLNKLGTDLLGSIQAKIHRTLDVVRESFPGEQLLPAVMRYLTDPTQTPNSRVKVATLTFITQIAETAEPSALNNSAGTALARLLDWTSDVKSQDVRRHAQEAFIALYNLNPPQVTMILAELPKYYQEAALPLVQNHLRRSSGSSNPASPGTPPPRAQHSPARNKKNDVDTADENLEEVYKTSSYRSLRRTTAEIQNYGFERLERATTSKDSGISNMADLEERIEGLTLSNSGRSSSVSSPTQRGRSVTNITVNGSSDTIAGDLILPQENNGYKTHGSSPDSTKRPEVLDNMIKTLQSKLTQTSEKVAALQEFQLYVREGDATYVKQNFKKLLKTLLDRVNSDSQQLQIEVLQTLIDMLKCPELLESFSVFPELLVLKVITAHKFDDQKADGSSSGESVRAPVRMSEAQVLRTAEKCAATIATVLRPEQIILVVSTIITTEPYPLNMGAIKMLHKIVEHWGREAIEPHLSKIMPGLIKAYDDVESTVRKSAVFCMVAIHAAVGEEVLKPHLSSLYASKLKLLYIYIQRAQQTNSQPASPRSNSKN, from the exons GTGATAGCAAAGATGCGACCAGAGAAAAGGCACATTTGGTCCTTCTTAAAATCTTGGAGAAAGGTTGTTTGACACCCCAACAATTGTTGGACAGATTTCGTCCCGCTTTCACCCATAAAAATGCGAAATTAAGAGAAGAAGCATTGGTCTTGTTAACGACAACATTAAACGA aCATGGCGCAGACGAGATGGCTCTATCCGGTGTTATTCCCAGTATCGTCAAACTACTCTCGGATCCGTCCGAAAAAGTTCGGGAAACTGCATTGAACACGTTAACAGACATGTACAGGCATGTTGGCGAAAGATTGCGCGTCGACTTGCAGAGGAAGCACAATGTCCCGCAAGCAAA ATTACTATTGTTGATCAAAAAGTTCGATCAATTGAAAGCATCCGGCGATTTGTTACCTCTCGCAATGTCGTCCGATG TTGGTAAAGACACAGATGAACCTGATAGAGCA ATTAAGTCAGCACCTTTGAAAAGAACTAATGTACCTCTCAAAAGAGGCCAATTTGGTCCAGCAAAGGCACCAAGTTCTGCGCTAG CTACGCCTGGTAACATACATGCAACGGTCCCACGAGCAGCAACCGTCAGTAGGTCTGTGTCACTAAGATCAACATCAG GTCAAGCTGGTGCTGTTgacgaagaaacatttttaacatCGTTTGAGGAGGTATCACCCGTTAATTTGTTCTCTGCAAAGGATTTGGAAgaacaaatgaaaattataagagATACAGTTGGAGATGATAAGAAAGACTGGAAACAAAGAACAGAAAGC ATGAAAAAACTTAGAGCAATAGTTCTTGCTGGTGGTATGAACTATGAGAATTTTCTGGATTGTTTGAAAAGTATACAACGACCGTTTGAAGTAGCATGTACAGATCTTAGGTCACAGGTTGTACGAGAAGCTTGCATTACTTTGGCATTTCTGAGTCAGCATTTAAAGACCAAGTTTGCCAGTTTCGGAGAAGCAGTTCTTTTGACTCTAATGAACCTCATACAGAATAGTGCCAAG GTCGTGGCAACAGCGGGGGCCGTAGCTGTTAGATTTATCCTTCAAAACACACATTGCAGCAGATTCGTCCCGATTATTACATCTTCGCTAAATAGCAAAAGTAAAGACATTCGTCGTGCTTCGTGTGAATATCTAAACTCAATTTTACAAACGTGGTCTACTCAAATGTTGCAAAAACATGTAACGGTATTGCAAGATgctattaaaaaaggaatcgcTGATTCTGATTCTGAGGCAAGAGCATTCGCCCGCAA ATCATATTGGGCCTTCAAAGATCACTTTCCGGAACAAGCAGAGGTATTACTCAACAGTCTTGATGCAACCTATAAGCGTTCACTGATGTCTCTCAGTAACAGTGGAAGTATCAATAGTCTAAATGTAGTAACGCGATCAACGAGCGTTAGTCCAAGAGCATCAAGACCTGCGTTGAGTGCCACAG GTAGTACGGAAAACTTGCATCAGGCACCAGGCCCACCTCACGGTCCGCTCAGACGTACTCCGTCGTTACCTCGTTCATATCGTCAGTCTGGCATCCCAATTCTACAAAGACCCACAGATAATCATT ATCGAGTCACGCCAGGTGTTAGATCTACTAGTGCGATAGATTTACAAGCTGCACAAAGAGCCAAAGCAAGGATGACATATGCAAATATGAGTAGATACAAAGCTACACTTC CAAGACACAGTAAATCACCTGATACCGCTGCAGTTGCCAGTCCTGAACGGACAGCTAGGACAAGAACAAGAGTGGCAGGAGTTTCACAATCGCAAC cCAGTAGCAGATCGGGTTCACCGTCATCGAGATTAAGTTATACAACGTATAATCGCGAAGGAGAATCATTAATAGCAAGACCAAGGAAATTATCTGGACATGGTATTCGAAGTACTGGGAATAGTCGTGAACCCAGTCCACAGAGATTTGGAATGGACAGAAGTTTTGGATGTAAAATGCG aggAAGGAGTTTACATATGTCACCAACAGATAGACCTCAATCTAGACCAGTTATGGCACAGAAGATGTTACAGCAATCTCGTGAAGCTGAATCTGCTTTAGCAGATGCGCTTACCTTTGATAGCATTGACAGTTGTTACAATAGAGCTACAAGAGTCAAAGGCGAACACAGCGACGACAGCGAAACTAGCAGTATATGCTCAGAACGCAGCATGGACAGTTTCAGGCGACCTAGTGAT TCGTTCTCATGGAGTGGCTCCCAGCAAAGACTGTACCGTGATATCTGGGATCAGTCTATCCCAAAG gatattaaagaaataattgaaaattgtgCTCACAAGCATTGGGGTGACAGGAAGGAAGGTTTAGTCGGTTTACAACACTTTCTTGCAAATGGAAATACATTGACCGCTACCGAATTGCGCAAAGTTACGGATATATTTACCAAAATGTTCATGGATTCGCATACTAAAGTATTCAGCTTATTTCTGGATACTTTAAATGAACTTATTACGACTCATAATGAAGATCTTAGCGATTGGCTATACGTTTTATGTGCGAGACTTTTAAACAAATTGGGTACAGATTTATTAGGATCTATCCAAGCTAAAATTCATCGAACGTTAGATGTTGTAAG AGAATCCTTTCCCGGTGAACAATTATTACCAGCTGTGATGAGATATTTAACCGACCCAACACAAACACCAAATTCTCGTGTAAAAGTTGCGACCCTTACTTTTATCACACAAATAGCAGAGACTGCGGAACCCTCTGCCTTAAACAATTCTGCTGGAACAGCATTAGCTAGATTGCTTGATTGGACGAGCGATGTAAAAAGTCAAGATGTTAGAAGGCATGCACAGGAGGCATTTATAGCGCTTTACAATTTAAATCCCCCACAAGTGACAATGATATTAGCGGAATTACCTAAATATTATCAA GAAGCTGCATTACCTCTAGTCCAAAATCATTTAAGAAGATCATCGGGTTCGAGTAATCCAGCTTCTCCTGGTACACCACCACCAAGAGCACAACACTCTCCTGCACGTAATAAGAAGAATGACGTTGATACGGCTGATGAAAATTTGGAAGAAGTTTATAA AACCTCTTCTTACAGATCATTACGACGTACAACGGCAGAGATTCAAAATTATGGATTTGAGCGTTTAGAAAGAGCTACAACTAGCAAAGATAGTGGTATTAGTAATATGGCTGATTTAGAAGAAAGGATAGAAGGTCTAACGTTGTCTAATTCG gGAAGATCTTCTTCTGTATCATCACCAACGCAAAGAGGACGATCGGTCACGAATATAACAGTAAATGGTTCTAGTGATACAATTGCCGGAGATCTTATATTACCTCAAGAAAATAATGGTTATAAAACTCatg gaTCATCCCCCGACTCAACCAAGAGACCAGAAGTATTAGATAATATGATTAAAACGTTACAATCTAAATTGACGCAAACTTCAGAAAAGGTAGCAGCTTTGCAGGAGTTTCAGTTATACGTTAGAGAAGGAGACGCCACATATGTCAAACAAAATTTCAA aaaactTCTCAAGACATTATTAGATAGGGTAAATAGCGATAGTCAACAGTTACAAATAGAAGTACTTCAGACGTTAATCGATATGCTCAAATGTCCAGAACTTTTGGAaagtttttctgtttttcctgAATTGTTGGTATTGAAAGTAATCACTGCCCATAAGTTTGATGATCAGAAAGCCGATGGTAGTTCCAGCGGAGAGAGCGTTAGAGCGCCGGTAAGGATGTCAGAG gcaCAGGTTCTTCGGACAGCGGAGAAGTGTGCCGCGACAATTGCCACGGTTCTTAGACCGGAACAAATTATTCTCGTTGTATCAACTATAATAACAACCGAACCATATCCCTTAAATATGGGTGCGATTAAAATGCTTCACAAAATAGTCGAACACTGGGGACGCGAAGCTATAGAGCCtcatttatcgaaaattatgCCAGGACTTATTaag gCATATGACGACGTCGAAAGTACGGTTCGTAAAAGTGCAGTTTTTTGTATGGTAGCAATACATGCAGCAGTTGGCGAAGAAGTTTTAAAACCTCATTTGAGTTCTCTATATGCAAGTAAATTAAAGcttttgtatatttacatacaacGTGCACAGCAAACGAACAGTCAACCGGCAAGTCCACGTAGCAACAGCAAGAATTAA
- the LOC127066286 gene encoding CLIP-associating protein 1 isoform X11 has translation MSGNPRDMDGFMPLLSTTDIKKKLSVGDLVLNYLGDPDKSIECQDIGLFIDNVIPWLTNGNPKVVQNGLEILTYLADRMGHDFKPYISTVIQPMIDRLGDSKDATREKAHLVLLKILEKGCLTPQQLLDRFRPAFTHKNAKLREEALVLLTTTLNEHGADEMALSGVIPSIVKLLSDPSEKVRETALNTLTDMYRHVGERLRVDLQRKHNVPQAKLLLLIKKFDQLKASGDLLPLAMSSDVGKDTDEPDRAIKSAPLKRTNVPLKRGQFGPAKAPSSALATPGNIHATVPRAATVSRSVSLRSTSGQAGAVDEETFLTSFEEVSPVNLFSAKDLEEQMKIIRDTVGDDKKDWKQRTESMKKLRAIVLAGGMNYENFLDCLKSIQRPFEVACTDLRSQVVREACITLAFLSQHLKTKFASFGEAVLLTLMNLIQNSAKVVATAGAVAVRFILQNTHCSRFVPIITSSLNSKSKDIRRASCEYLNSILQTWSTQMLQKHVTVLQDAIKKGIADSDSEARAFARKSYWAFKDHFPEQAEVLLNSLDATYKRSLMSLSNSGSINSLNVVTRSTSVSPRASRPALSATDRVTPGVRSTSAIDLQAAQRAKARMTYANMSRYKATLHNDHSHQGKQARHSKSPDTAAVASPERTARTRTRVAGVSQSQPSSRSGSPSSRLSYTTYNREGESLIARPRKLSGHGIRSTGNSREPSPQRFGMDRSFGCKMRGRSLHMSPTDRPQSRPVMAQKMLQQSREAESALADALTFDSIDSCYNRATRVKGEHSDDSETSSICSERSMDSFRRPSDSFSWSGSQQRLYRDIWDQSIPKDIKEIIENCAHKHWGDRKEGLVGLQHFLANGNTLTATELRKVTDIFTKMFMDSHTKVFSLFLDTLNELITTHNEDLSDWLYVLCARLLNKLGTDLLGSIQAKIHRTLDVVRESFPGEQLLPAVMRYLTDPTQTPNSRVKVATLTFITQIAETAEPSALNNSAGTALARLLDWTSDVKSQDVRRHAQEAFIALYNLNPPQVTMILAELPKYYQEAALPLVQNHLRRSSGSSNPASPGTPPPRAQHSPARNKKNDVDTADENLEEVYKTSSYRSLRRTTAEIQNYGFERLERATTSKDSGISNMADLEERIEGLTLSNSGRSSSVSSPTQRGRSVTNITVNGSSDTIAGDLILPQENNGYKTHGSSPDSTKRPEVLDNMIKTLQSKLTQTSEKVAALQEFQLYVREGDATYVKQNFKKLLKTLLDRVNSDSQQLQIEVLQTLIDMLKCPELLESFSVFPELLVLKVITAHKFDDQKADGSSSGESVRAPVRMSEAQVLRTAEKCAATIATVLRPEQIILVVSTIITTEPYPLNMGAIKMLHKIVEHWGREAIEPHLSKIMPGLIKAYDDVESTVRKSAVFCMVAIHAAVGEEVLKPHLSSLYASKLKLLYIYIQRAQQTNSQPASPRSNSKN, from the exons GTGATAGCAAAGATGCGACCAGAGAAAAGGCACATTTGGTCCTTCTTAAAATCTTGGAGAAAGGTTGTTTGACACCCCAACAATTGTTGGACAGATTTCGTCCCGCTTTCACCCATAAAAATGCGAAATTAAGAGAAGAAGCATTGGTCTTGTTAACGACAACATTAAACGA aCATGGCGCAGACGAGATGGCTCTATCCGGTGTTATTCCCAGTATCGTCAAACTACTCTCGGATCCGTCCGAAAAAGTTCGGGAAACTGCATTGAACACGTTAACAGACATGTACAGGCATGTTGGCGAAAGATTGCGCGTCGACTTGCAGAGGAAGCACAATGTCCCGCAAGCAAA ATTACTATTGTTGATCAAAAAGTTCGATCAATTGAAAGCATCCGGCGATTTGTTACCTCTCGCAATGTCGTCCGATG TTGGTAAAGACACAGATGAACCTGATAGAGCA ATTAAGTCAGCACCTTTGAAAAGAACTAATGTACCTCTCAAAAGAGGCCAATTTGGTCCAGCAAAGGCACCAAGTTCTGCGCTAG CTACGCCTGGTAACATACATGCAACGGTCCCACGAGCAGCAACCGTCAGTAGGTCTGTGTCACTAAGATCAACATCAG GTCAAGCTGGTGCTGTTgacgaagaaacatttttaacatCGTTTGAGGAGGTATCACCCGTTAATTTGTTCTCTGCAAAGGATTTGGAAgaacaaatgaaaattataagagATACAGTTGGAGATGATAAGAAAGACTGGAAACAAAGAACAGAAAGC ATGAAAAAACTTAGAGCAATAGTTCTTGCTGGTGGTATGAACTATGAGAATTTTCTGGATTGTTTGAAAAGTATACAACGACCGTTTGAAGTAGCATGTACAGATCTTAGGTCACAGGTTGTACGAGAAGCTTGCATTACTTTGGCATTTCTGAGTCAGCATTTAAAGACCAAGTTTGCCAGTTTCGGAGAAGCAGTTCTTTTGACTCTAATGAACCTCATACAGAATAGTGCCAAG GTCGTGGCAACAGCGGGGGCCGTAGCTGTTAGATTTATCCTTCAAAACACACATTGCAGCAGATTCGTCCCGATTATTACATCTTCGCTAAATAGCAAAAGTAAAGACATTCGTCGTGCTTCGTGTGAATATCTAAACTCAATTTTACAAACGTGGTCTACTCAAATGTTGCAAAAACATGTAACGGTATTGCAAGATgctattaaaaaaggaatcgcTGATTCTGATTCTGAGGCAAGAGCATTCGCCCGCAA ATCATATTGGGCCTTCAAAGATCACTTTCCGGAACAAGCAGAGGTATTACTCAACAGTCTTGATGCAACCTATAAGCGTTCACTGATGTCTCTCAGTAACAGTGGAAGTATCAATAGTCTAAATGTAGTAACGCGATCAACGAGCGTTAGTCCAAGAGCATCAAGACCTGCGTTGAGTGCCACAG ATCGAGTCACGCCAGGTGTTAGATCTACTAGTGCGATAGATTTACAAGCTGCACAAAGAGCCAAAGCAAGGATGACATATGCAAATATGAGTAGATACAAAGCTACACTTC ATAATGATCATAGTCATCAGGGTAAACaag CAAGACACAGTAAATCACCTGATACCGCTGCAGTTGCCAGTCCTGAACGGACAGCTAGGACAAGAACAAGAGTGGCAGGAGTTTCACAATCGCAAC cCAGTAGCAGATCGGGTTCACCGTCATCGAGATTAAGTTATACAACGTATAATCGCGAAGGAGAATCATTAATAGCAAGACCAAGGAAATTATCTGGACATGGTATTCGAAGTACTGGGAATAGTCGTGAACCCAGTCCACAGAGATTTGGAATGGACAGAAGTTTTGGATGTAAAATGCG aggAAGGAGTTTACATATGTCACCAACAGATAGACCTCAATCTAGACCAGTTATGGCACAGAAGATGTTACAGCAATCTCGTGAAGCTGAATCTGCTTTAGCAGATGCGCTTACCTTTGATAGCATTGACAGTTGTTACAATAGAGCTACAAGAGTCAAAGGCGAACACAGCGACGACAGCGAAACTAGCAGTATATGCTCAGAACGCAGCATGGACAGTTTCAGGCGACCTAGTGAT TCGTTCTCATGGAGTGGCTCCCAGCAAAGACTGTACCGTGATATCTGGGATCAGTCTATCCCAAAG gatattaaagaaataattgaaaattgtgCTCACAAGCATTGGGGTGACAGGAAGGAAGGTTTAGTCGGTTTACAACACTTTCTTGCAAATGGAAATACATTGACCGCTACCGAATTGCGCAAAGTTACGGATATATTTACCAAAATGTTCATGGATTCGCATACTAAAGTATTCAGCTTATTTCTGGATACTTTAAATGAACTTATTACGACTCATAATGAAGATCTTAGCGATTGGCTATACGTTTTATGTGCGAGACTTTTAAACAAATTGGGTACAGATTTATTAGGATCTATCCAAGCTAAAATTCATCGAACGTTAGATGTTGTAAG AGAATCCTTTCCCGGTGAACAATTATTACCAGCTGTGATGAGATATTTAACCGACCCAACACAAACACCAAATTCTCGTGTAAAAGTTGCGACCCTTACTTTTATCACACAAATAGCAGAGACTGCGGAACCCTCTGCCTTAAACAATTCTGCTGGAACAGCATTAGCTAGATTGCTTGATTGGACGAGCGATGTAAAAAGTCAAGATGTTAGAAGGCATGCACAGGAGGCATTTATAGCGCTTTACAATTTAAATCCCCCACAAGTGACAATGATATTAGCGGAATTACCTAAATATTATCAA GAAGCTGCATTACCTCTAGTCCAAAATCATTTAAGAAGATCATCGGGTTCGAGTAATCCAGCTTCTCCTGGTACACCACCACCAAGAGCACAACACTCTCCTGCACGTAATAAGAAGAATGACGTTGATACGGCTGATGAAAATTTGGAAGAAGTTTATAA AACCTCTTCTTACAGATCATTACGACGTACAACGGCAGAGATTCAAAATTATGGATTTGAGCGTTTAGAAAGAGCTACAACTAGCAAAGATAGTGGTATTAGTAATATGGCTGATTTAGAAGAAAGGATAGAAGGTCTAACGTTGTCTAATTCG gGAAGATCTTCTTCTGTATCATCACCAACGCAAAGAGGACGATCGGTCACGAATATAACAGTAAATGGTTCTAGTGATACAATTGCCGGAGATCTTATATTACCTCAAGAAAATAATGGTTATAAAACTCatg gaTCATCCCCCGACTCAACCAAGAGACCAGAAGTATTAGATAATATGATTAAAACGTTACAATCTAAATTGACGCAAACTTCAGAAAAGGTAGCAGCTTTGCAGGAGTTTCAGTTATACGTTAGAGAAGGAGACGCCACATATGTCAAACAAAATTTCAA aaaactTCTCAAGACATTATTAGATAGGGTAAATAGCGATAGTCAACAGTTACAAATAGAAGTACTTCAGACGTTAATCGATATGCTCAAATGTCCAGAACTTTTGGAaagtttttctgtttttcctgAATTGTTGGTATTGAAAGTAATCACTGCCCATAAGTTTGATGATCAGAAAGCCGATGGTAGTTCCAGCGGAGAGAGCGTTAGAGCGCCGGTAAGGATGTCAGAG gcaCAGGTTCTTCGGACAGCGGAGAAGTGTGCCGCGACAATTGCCACGGTTCTTAGACCGGAACAAATTATTCTCGTTGTATCAACTATAATAACAACCGAACCATATCCCTTAAATATGGGTGCGATTAAAATGCTTCACAAAATAGTCGAACACTGGGGACGCGAAGCTATAGAGCCtcatttatcgaaaattatgCCAGGACTTATTaag gCATATGACGACGTCGAAAGTACGGTTCGTAAAAGTGCAGTTTTTTGTATGGTAGCAATACATGCAGCAGTTGGCGAAGAAGTTTTAAAACCTCATTTGAGTTCTCTATATGCAAGTAAATTAAAGcttttgtatatttacatacaacGTGCACAGCAAACGAACAGTCAACCGGCAAGTCCACGTAGCAACAGCAAGAATTAA